The window TTTTGCTGATGAGAAGATGAAAAAAGACAGTTATGCAAAATATCATGTAAAGCAGGCAGTGGTCCTGTTGATTTTCAGCATCATATGGGGTGTCGCGCTCTCGATTTTTTCAATGGCCCTTATCCTGCTATGGCCGTTATGGATGCTCCTTAACTATGTTCCATTGATACTGGTTATCATCGGCATTTTAAATGCAGTGAATAGCAAGGAGAAGGAGCTGCCTGTCATCGGCGGGTATGCGAGCAAATTGACATTTTAATTTTTAATATAATTTTTTTTATTTTTTTATAGTGTTCCTTTCGTTTTATTTAGTATTTTTCTTAAAGGCCAAAATCATTGCAGAAGAAATCCTTTTGCTCTGGCAAATTCCCTTATTATATCCTCATCATGCGGAAACAATTTTAATTTCAGGGCTTCCTGAACTGTGAATAGTTTTGCGGCTTTTCCTTCAAGGACCTTTATACTGCCCATTTTTGGCGATTTGGACATGAAAACATATTCTGTCCGACTATCATTGGCATCAATTTTAAATTCAAATCTTTTAAAGAATTTCAAATCATGCGGCACATAATCCAATTCTTCCTTCAATTCCCTCAAAATTGCCTGCCTCGGGCCTTCCCCTTCCTCGATTCCGCCGCCAAAGAAATCATAATCCTCGCCAAATTTTGCAATGCCTTTCCTGTCTTGCAGGAGCAGCTTGCCATCTCCTGTATAAAATATCACAATTGAAACATTCCTGTGGGGCATGGCTCCAATATAGTACAGGGTTCTTATAAACATTTTGAAAAAGTCCCTGAAGTTTGCTTGCAAGATGATGCT of the Candidatus Woesearchaeota archaeon genome contains:
- a CDS encoding DUF4870 domain-containing protein, translated to MAKDSNSQLCAILSYLLIGIIWYFADEKMKKDSYAKYHVKQAVVLLIFSIIWGVALSIFSMALILLWPLWMLLNYVPLILVIIGILNAVNSKEKELPVIGGYASKLTF
- a CDS encoding NUDIX domain-containing protein produces the protein MPHRNVSIVIFYTGDGKLLLQDRKGIAKFGEDYDFFGGGIEEGEGPRQAILRELKEELDYVPHDLKFFKRFEFKIDANDSRTEYVFMSKSPKMGSIKVLEGKAAKLFTVQEALKLKLFPHDEDIIREFARAKGFLLQ